The following proteins are encoded in a genomic region of Alphaproteobacteria bacterium:
- the pepN gene encoding aminopeptidase N — protein sequence MSKFSKFPYDAPTPPKPMPVLRADYSPPPFLVTDTALDVQIHDDHTRVHATLRMKRNPAASAGGALTLNGEAQDLKEVRLDGRKLAAAEYEVTPEHLIVLKKLVPDGGKPFTLEIVSTHEPHKNTALSGFYQSGDMLCTQCEAEGFRRITYYPDRPDVLARFRVRIEADAARYPVLLSNGNLIGKGRIAGGRLRGRHWVSWEDPFPKPCYLFAMVAGKLDRVPDKFVTQSGRKVLLEIYVEPGNGSQTAIALRALKNSMRWDEEAYGLEYDLDRFMIVATRFFNMGAMENKGLNIFNSDCVLARPETATDGDISFVERVVGHEYFHNWTGNRITCRDWFQLSLKEGLTVFRERQFVEAMNSPAVERVREVRGLRIQQFAEDSGPNAHPVRPESYLTIDNFYTSTIYQKGAELCHMLHLMLGETGWQRGMKLYVKRHDGSAATCDDFVAAMSDANRVDLDQFKLWYSQAGTPLLKVTSRYNKKKQTYALQVRQSCPPTPGQPKKRPLHIPFAIGLLDKSGRDLIGTEILQLRKPVENFTFKNIESEPIPSLLRNFSAPVRVDYAWRESELLFLLAHDTDSFSRFDAGQTLFNRILLRLVAAFKAGRKPAMPEKFIAALGAVLADKTLDPAFAALLLQIPGEHEIALLLAAAGKTVDPAAVQKARDALRRAIAREHRDLFWARWRDLAPDPYGVDGKAMGARALKNLCLGYLGLSGDGKALAAAAAQVRQSPNMTDQAAALGVLVQSGDKLRIRALMDFYARWREDELVINKWFAVQASAGRGDTVRRVRELLKHPDFDRANPNKLRSLIGGFAGNLFAFHAASGAGYRLLVEEISKVDKLNPQMAARLAGAFDRWRSFDPARQKLMQAALKELQAVRGLSTNSYEIVTKSLASPGRQAKRP from the coding sequence GTGTCTAAATTTTCTAAATTCCCCTATGACGCGCCCACGCCGCCCAAGCCCATGCCCGTGCTGCGGGCCGATTATTCGCCCCCGCCGTTTCTGGTTACGGATACGGCGCTCGATGTGCAAATTCATGACGATCATACGCGGGTCCACGCGACGCTGCGCATGAAGCGCAATCCCGCCGCGTCCGCGGGCGGCGCGCTGACCCTGAACGGCGAAGCGCAGGATTTGAAGGAAGTCCGCCTCGATGGCCGCAAGCTCGCGGCGGCGGAATATGAGGTCACGCCGGAGCATCTTATCGTCCTGAAAAAGCTCGTGCCGGATGGCGGCAAGCCCTTTACGCTCGAGATCGTCAGCACGCACGAGCCGCATAAAAATACCGCGCTGTCCGGTTTTTATCAGTCCGGCGACATGCTTTGCACCCAATGCGAGGCCGAAGGATTTCGCCGCATCACCTATTATCCCGACCGGCCCGACGTGCTGGCGCGGTTTCGCGTGCGGATCGAAGCGGACGCGGCGCGATATCCGGTGCTGCTCTCGAACGGCAATCTCATCGGCAAGGGCAGGATTGCCGGCGGACGGCTCCGTGGAAGGCATTGGGTGTCGTGGGAAGACCCGTTTCCGAAACCCTGTTATCTGTTCGCCATGGTCGCGGGCAAGCTTGACCGCGTGCCGGACAAATTCGTCACCCAATCCGGGCGCAAGGTGCTGCTCGAAATCTATGTCGAGCCGGGCAACGGAAGCCAGACGGCCATCGCGCTGCGCGCGCTCAAGAATTCGATGCGCTGGGACGAAGAGGCCTACGGCCTCGAATACGATCTCGACCGGTTCATGATCGTCGCCACGCGCTTCTTCAATATGGGCGCGATGGAGAATAAGGGACTCAATATCTTTAATTCCGATTGCGTGCTGGCGCGCCCGGAAACCGCGACCGACGGCGATATTTCCTTCGTCGAGCGCGTCGTCGGCCATGAATATTTCCATAACTGGACCGGCAACCGCATCACCTGCCGCGACTGGTTTCAGCTGAGTTTGAAAGAAGGGCTGACGGTATTCCGCGAGCGGCAATTCGTCGAGGCGATGAATTCGCCCGCCGTCGAGCGGGTACGTGAAGTGCGCGGGCTGCGAATTCAGCAATTCGCCGAAGATTCCGGGCCGAACGCGCACCCCGTCCGTCCCGAAAGCTATCTCACCATCGACAATTTCTATACGTCGACGATTTACCAGAAGGGCGCGGAATTATGCCATATGCTCCATCTCATGCTCGGCGAAACCGGCTGGCAGCGCGGGATGAAGCTCTATGTCAAGCGGCATGACGGCAGCGCCGCGACCTGCGACGATTTCGTCGCCGCGATGAGCGATGCCAACCGCGTCGATCTCGATCAATTCAAGCTGTGGTACAGCCAGGCGGGCACGCCGCTGCTCAAGGTGACGTCGCGCTATAACAAGAAGAAACAGACTTATGCCCTGCAGGTCAGGCAATCCTGCCCGCCGACGCCGGGGCAGCCGAAGAAGCGCCCGCTGCATATTCCTTTCGCTATCGGCCTTCTGGATAAAAGCGGGCGCGATCTTATCGGCACCGAGATTTTGCAGCTGCGCAAGCCGGTCGAGAATTTCACGTTCAAGAATATCGAATCCGAGCCGATCCCCTCTCTGTTGCGGAATTTCTCGGCGCCGGTGCGGGTTGATTACGCCTGGCGGGAATCGGAACTGCTTTTTCTGCTGGCGCACGATACAGATTCCTTCAGCCGTTTCGATGCCGGACAGACATTGTTCAACCGCATATTGCTGCGCCTCGTCGCCGCTTTCAAGGCCGGGCGCAAACCGGCGATGCCGGAAAAATTCATCGCGGCGCTGGGCGCGGTTCTGGCCGACAAGACGCTCGATCCGGCCTTCGCCGCGCTGCTTTTGCAAATACCCGGCGAGCATGAAATCGCGCTGTTGCTCGCGGCGGCGGGCAAGACCGTCGATCCGGCCGCCGTGCAGAAGGCGCGCGATGCCTTGCGCCGCGCGATCGCCCGCGAGCATCGCGATTTGTTCTGGGCGCGCTGGCGCGATCTCGCGCCCGATCCCTATGGGGTGGACGGCAAGGCGATGGGCGCGCGCGCCTTGAAAAACCTGTGCCTTGGCTATCTGGGACTGAGCGGCGATGGGAAGGCTTTGGCCGCGGCGGCGGCGCAAGTGCGGCAGTCGCCCAACATGACCGATCAGGCCGCCGCGCTCGGCGTGCTCGTGCAAAGCGGCGACAAGCTCAGAATCCGCGCGCTGATGGATTTCTATGCCCGCTGGCGCGAGGACGAGCTCGTCATTAATAAATGGTTCGCGGTGCAAGCGTCGGCAGGGCGCGGCGATACGGTGCGGCGGGTTAGGGAACTATTGAAACATCCGGACTTCGACCGCGCCAATCCCAACAAGCTGCGTTCGCTGATCGGCGGCTTTGCCGGCAATCTGTTCGCCTTTCACGCGGCGTCGGGCGCGGGCTATCGTTTGCTGGTGGAGGAAATCAGCAAGGTCGATAAGCTCAATCCGCAGATGGCCGCCCGGCTTGCCGGGGCGTTCGACCGCTGGCGGAGCTTCGATCCCGCGCGGCAGAAATTGATGCAGGCGGCGCTTAAGGAATTGCAGGCGGTCAGGGGCCTTTCGACCAATAGCTATGAAATCGTCACGAAATCCCTCGCCTCGCCGGGGCGGCAAGCAAAACGTCCTTGA
- a CDS encoding glycosyltransferase family 4 protein: MNDPAADSRPLLLYLVTEDWAFMSHRLPVARGAEEAGMRVGVMTRVGRHGGDIQALGYDLYPLQWVRRSLNPLRILRDLTQIIALYRRLRPRIAQHVALKAVLIGGLAARFADIPAQIAAINGVGFVFTDPGLKARLMRLAFVPMLRFVLRREHVMAWFQNADDRDLFIRLGIVVPEQTVILRGAGVDTDILQPAPEAAGPITCAYAGRMLRSKGVDALVEAVRRCRAEGMDLRLLLAGSADDNPTSFSQQQLEAWNRMEGIEHLGHISDIGDLWRRAHIAVLPCRVREGMPKTLLDAAACGRPIVASDLEGVREVARHGHNAILVPPGDTNALAAALAALTKDAARRQNMGRESRAMVMGEMSAAAIQAGAAAIYRRIIASSRSAPDSLRRRGPAS; the protein is encoded by the coding sequence ATGAATGATCCTGCCGCCGATTCTCGCCCCTTGCTCCTTTATCTCGTCACCGAGGATTGGGCCTTTATGTCCCATCGGCTTCCGGTGGCGCGGGGGGCCGAAGAAGCCGGGATGCGCGTCGGCGTCATGACGCGCGTCGGACGGCATGGCGGGGACATTCAGGCGCTCGGCTATGATTTATATCCCCTTCAATGGGTCAGGCGCAGCCTTAACCCGCTCAGGATTCTGCGCGATCTTACGCAGATTATCGCGCTATATCGCCGCCTTCGCCCGCGCATCGCGCAGCATGTGGCCCTCAAGGCCGTTCTCATAGGAGGCCTCGCGGCGCGGTTCGCCGATATCCCGGCGCAAATCGCCGCGATCAACGGCGTGGGTTTCGTCTTTACCGATCCGGGGCTGAAGGCGCGCCTCATGCGCCTCGCTTTCGTGCCCATGCTGCGTTTTGTCCTGCGCCGCGAGCATGTCATGGCATGGTTCCAGAATGCGGACGACCGCGATTTATTCATCAGGCTCGGCATCGTCGTGCCGGAACAAACCGTCATCCTGCGCGGCGCGGGCGTCGATACCGATATATTGCAGCCGGCGCCGGAAGCGGCCGGCCCCATCACATGCGCTTATGCCGGACGGATGCTGCGCTCGAAAGGCGTGGACGCGCTGGTCGAGGCCGTGCGGCGATGCAGGGCCGAAGGCATGGATCTTCGCCTTCTTCTGGCCGGATCGGCCGACGACAATCCGACCAGTTTCTCGCAGCAACAGCTCGAAGCCTGGAATCGCATGGAAGGGATCGAGCATCTTGGCCACATTTCGGACATCGGCGATCTGTGGAGACGGGCGCATATCGCCGTCCTGCCCTGCCGCGTGCGCGAGGGAATGCCGAAAACCCTGCTCGACGCGGCGGCATGCGGGCGGCCCATCGTGGCCAGCGACCTCGAAGGCGTGCGGGAAGTCGCGCGGCACGGGCATAACGCCATCCTCGTTCCGCCTGGCGATACGAATGCGCTCGCGGCGGCGCTCGCGGCGCTGACGAAAGACGCGGCGCGGCGGCAAAATATGGGGCGCGAAAGCCGCGCCATGGTCATGGGAGAAATGTCGGCAGCCGCCATTCAGGCAGGCGCGGCGGCGATTTACCGCCGGATCATAGCGTCTTCCCGATCAGCGCCGGATTCCCTTCGGCGTCGCGGGCCCGCATCGTGA
- a CDS encoding acyl-CoA thioesterase: MPLAVTKIVELVVPKQANHHGTLYGGTALALMDKTAFLTGSRYARRNFVTASAAQIDFLAPARQGQLVELAGSIERVGNTSLAAGVELYAEDLIAGTRKLCARGSFVLVAVDGKEPIRAAPGDDRPLPPHAAHMMEMIFPDSTDHHGELDHGAALGLMGKAAFVAASRFCRQSMIMIASGEIDFHLPSYQGELIDLVAHPTAVSGSDVTVSVAMTAENFLTGARRLCARGTFTMRARDAEGNPALIGKTL; encoded by the coding sequence ATGCCTCTCGCCGTCACCAAGATCGTCGAACTCGTCGTGCCGAAGCAGGCCAATCATCACGGCACGCTTTACGGCGGCACGGCGCTGGCACTGATGGATAAGACGGCCTTCCTGACCGGGAGCCGCTATGCGCGGCGCAATTTCGTCACGGCCTCCGCGGCTCAGATCGATTTCCTCGCTCCGGCGCGCCAGGGTCAGCTTGTCGAACTTGCCGGCAGCATCGAGCGAGTCGGCAACACATCGCTCGCCGCCGGAGTCGAACTCTATGCCGAAGACCTGATCGCGGGAACGCGCAAGCTTTGCGCGCGCGGCAGCTTCGTTCTCGTGGCGGTGGACGGCAAGGAGCCGATCCGCGCGGCGCCCGGCGACGACCGGCCCTTGCCGCCTCACGCGGCGCATATGATGGAAATGATCTTTCCCGACTCCACCGATCATCATGGCGAACTCGATCATGGCGCGGCGCTCGGGTTGATGGGCAAGGCCGCCTTCGTGGCGGCGTCGCGCTTTTGCCGTCAGTCCATGATCATGATCGCGTCAGGGGAGATCGACTTCCATTTGCCCTCTTATCAGGGCGAATTGATCGATCTGGTCGCTCATCCCACGGCCGTTTCCGGAAGCGACGTCACGGTTTCGGTCGCCATGACCGCCGAAAATTTTCTGACCGGCGCGCGGCGGCTTTGCGCGCGCGGCACGTTCACGATGCGGGCCCGCGACGCCGAAGGGAATCCGGCGCTGATCGGGAAGACGCTATGA
- a CDS encoding glycosyltransferase family 4 protein, which translates to MKVLVVTHYYPAHGGGIELVARQLLLTMRQVAPGIDFTWAATACDPVVELPGVTYLPMGGTNIIERKYGVPMPVWSPRALMKLARAVREHDALWLHDTLYSGNIAAYLFAKVFKRPVVITQHIGAVPYQNRLLRDLMRHGNRWIAAKMLQHADQTVFIAAQVQDYFSGLIGKWKHAPQLIPNGVLTSVFKPVTSDRRHVLRQKFGLDEQPAMLFVGRFVEKKGLPALKRLAASLPEYDWMFAGRGPLDPALWGLRNCMAVRDRNGAGVAELYQAADLLVLPSSGEGFPLVVQEAAACGLPILCGAEIAGADARLPEILFTETVDSADPEATAARWAERIKAVLADPEKLETRRAELAAFALSNWSWPDAVENYAAIFRGLIP; encoded by the coding sequence ATGAAGGTTCTGGTCGTCACGCATTATTACCCCGCTCATGGCGGCGGGATTGAGCTGGTCGCGCGGCAATTGCTGCTGACGATGCGCCAGGTCGCGCCGGGCATCGATTTCACCTGGGCGGCAACGGCCTGCGATCCGGTGGTCGAGCTGCCGGGCGTGACCTATCTGCCGATGGGAGGCACCAACATCATCGAGCGGAAATACGGCGTGCCGATGCCGGTCTGGTCGCCGCGGGCGCTGATGAAGCTGGCGAGAGCGGTGCGCGAGCATGACGCGCTGTGGCTGCATGATACGCTTTATTCCGGCAATATCGCCGCGTATCTGTTCGCGAAAGTCTTTAAAAGGCCGGTGGTGATTACCCAGCATATCGGCGCGGTGCCTTATCAAAACCGCCTGCTGCGCGACCTTATGCGTCACGGGAATCGCTGGATCGCCGCGAAGATGCTCCAGCATGCCGACCAGACGGTGTTCATCGCCGCGCAGGTGCAGGATTATTTCTCCGGCCTGATCGGCAAATGGAAGCACGCGCCGCAATTAATTCCCAACGGCGTGCTGACCAGCGTTTTCAAGCCGGTCACGTCCGACCGGCGCCATGTGCTGCGGCAGAAATTCGGCCTGGACGAACAGCCCGCCATGCTGTTCGTGGGGCGCTTCGTCGAGAAAAAGGGATTGCCGGCGCTGAAGCGCCTCGCGGCTTCGCTGCCGGAATATGACTGGATGTTCGCCGGGCGCGGCCCGCTCGATCCCGCGCTGTGGGGATTGCGCAATTGCATGGCGGTGCGGGATCGCAATGGCGCGGGCGTCGCCGAACTTTATCAGGCCGCCGATCTTCTGGTTTTGCCCAGCAGCGGCGAGGGCTTTCCGCTGGTGGTTCAGGAAGCCGCCGCCTGCGGTCTTCCGATTCTTTGCGGCGCCGAGATCGCGGGAGCCGACGCGCGCCTGCCGGAGATATTGTTTACGGAAACCGTCGATTCCGCCGATCCCGAGGCGACGGCGGCGCGCTGGGCGGAAAGAATCAAGGCTGTTCTGGCCGATCCGGAAAAACTGGAGACGCGGCGCGCCGAGCTGGCAGCCTTCGCATTGTCCAACTGGTCGTGGCCGGACGCCGTCGAGAATTACGCGGCGATTTTTCGCGGGCTGATCCCATGA
- a CDS encoding Gfo/Idh/MocA family oxidoreductase codes for MARKVAVIGLGWVAQARHIPSIMRCGGLELAGVIDRHADKAKMVAERFGIPYHAAGMSLADAPWRDEIEAMTIAAPPFAHAELAREALGMGKHVLTEKPFAMSGDEGRAMLKASADSGKILAVVHNFQFSRAFARLERDIAAGRLGAVKWIAAQQLGNPRRRLPVWYQQLPLGLFYDESPHFFYLLRRLAGGMRLRDAVAWRKGKDNTPDEIRLVYQGERDIPVTIGCNFVSPLSEWTLTVGGEKALGIVDIFRDFYIRLPQDGAHELPQIVGTSLRACAWHMAQYVPNGIAYLRGRLDYGNDEVFRRFSDAMTSGAKPQGIDAADAMAVLDLQQQAAGQVRWL; via the coding sequence ATGGCGCGTAAGGTTGCCGTCATCGGCCTGGGCTGGGTCGCGCAGGCGCGGCACATTCCCTCGATCATGCGCTGCGGCGGCCTCGAGCTTGCCGGAGTCATCGACCGGCATGCCGACAAAGCTAAAATGGTCGCCGAGCGGTTCGGCATTCCCTATCACGCGGCCGGCATGAGCCTGGCCGATGCGCCGTGGCGCGATGAAATCGAAGCAATGACGATCGCCGCGCCGCCCTTTGCGCATGCGGAGCTTGCGCGCGAGGCGCTCGGCATGGGCAAGCATGTGCTGACCGAAAAGCCTTTCGCCATGAGCGGGGACGAAGGCAGGGCCATGCTTAAAGCCTCGGCGGATTCGGGAAAGATTCTGGCGGTCGTGCATAATTTTCAGTTCTCCCGCGCTTTCGCCCGGCTGGAGCGCGATATCGCGGCTGGGCGGCTGGGCGCGGTGAAATGGATCGCGGCGCAGCAACTCGGCAATCCGCGCCGCCGCCTGCCGGTATGGTATCAGCAATTGCCGCTTGGACTGTTTTATGACGAAAGTCCGCATTTCTTCTATCTGCTGCGGCGGCTCGCGGGCGGCATGCGGCTGCGCGACGCGGTGGCGTGGCGGAAGGGGAAGGACAATACTCCGGACGAAATCCGCCTCGTCTATCAGGGCGAGCGCGATATTCCGGTGACGATAGGCTGCAACTTTGTCAGCCCGCTGAGCGAATGGACGCTCACCGTCGGCGGCGAGAAGGCGCTGGGCATCGTCGATATCTTCCGCGATTTCTATATCCGCCTGCCGCAGGACGGCGCGCATGAACTGCCGCAGATCGTGGGGACGAGTCTGCGCGCCTGCGCCTGGCATATGGCGCAATATGTTCCGAACGGCATCGCCTATCTTCGCGGACGCCTAGATTACGGCAATGACGAAGTGTTCCGCCGTTTCTCCGATGCCATGACGTCCGGCGCCAAGCCGCAAGGCATCGACGCGGCGGATGCGATGGCGGTGCTGGATCTGCAGCAGCAGGCTGCCGGGCAGGTGCGGTGGTTATGA
- the nhaA gene encoding Na+/H+ antiporter NhaA gives MPKSWLHKILRDEAASGIVLLLAGSAGLILANTPLADFYHAFWRVEFLGIHYAGWINDALIPVFYLVVGLEIKREMGSHGSLSDWRRASLPIIAALGGMVAPAIVYFICVAGHPEFYRGWAVPAATDIAFAVGIMALLAKRLPPSLRVFMLTLAIVDDLGSILIIGLFYAGQLDALYVGNALAIVGAMWGLRRLKIDRAWPYLLLSVPLWYCVHHSGIHATIAGVILAFALPRASGKKVLSALHAWVAFAILPVFAFANAGVTLKGMTIESLDHPVFWGIVLGMFLGKQIGIFSAIAVAVKSGISRLPPHAGWAQVYGMSILGGVGFTMALFIGSLSFQDGALIDRTRLAIMTGSFLAAVMGYMVLFLTSKRSSRHGA, from the coding sequence GGGATCGTGCTGCTGCTGGCGGGATCGGCGGGGCTGATTTTGGCCAATACGCCGCTGGCCGATTTCTATCACGCTTTCTGGCGCGTCGAGTTTCTCGGCATCCATTATGCCGGCTGGATCAACGACGCGCTGATCCCGGTTTTTTATCTGGTCGTCGGGCTGGAAATCAAACGCGAAATGGGTTCCCACGGCTCGCTTTCCGATTGGCGGCGCGCCAGCCTGCCGATCATCGCTGCGCTCGGCGGCATGGTGGCACCCGCCATCGTCTATTTCATCTGTGTAGCAGGCCATCCGGAGTTTTATCGCGGCTGGGCGGTCCCGGCGGCGACCGATATCGCTTTCGCCGTGGGAATCATGGCACTGCTGGCCAAGCGCCTGCCCCCCAGCCTGCGCGTCTTCATGCTGACGCTCGCCATCGTGGACGATCTCGGCTCGATCCTCATCATCGGATTATTTTACGCCGGGCAGCTCGACGCGCTGTATGTCGGCAATGCGCTTGCCATCGTCGGCGCCATGTGGGGACTGCGCCGCCTGAAAATCGACAGGGCTTGGCCGTATCTGCTGCTGAGCGTGCCGCTATGGTACTGCGTGCATCACAGCGGCATCCACGCCACCATCGCGGGCGTGATTCTGGCTTTCGCGCTGCCGCGCGCCAGCGGCAAGAAGGTATTGTCGGCGCTGCATGCATGGGTGGCTTTCGCCATTCTTCCGGTGTTCGCCTTCGCCAATGCGGGGGTGACGCTGAAAGGCATGACGATTGAATCCCTCGATCATCCGGTCTTCTGGGGCATCGTGCTGGGCATGTTTCTCGGCAAGCAGATCGGCATTTTCTCCGCGATCGCGGTGGCGGTGAAATCGGGAATCTCGCGCCTGCCGCCGCATGCCGGCTGGGCGCAGGTCTATGGCATGAGCATTCTGGGCGGCGTCGGCTTCACTATGGCCCTGTTCATCGGCAGCCTCAGCTTTCAGGATGGAGCCTTGATCGATAGGACGCGGCTTGCCATTATGACCGGATCGTTCCTTGCCGCCGTGATGGGTTACATGGTGCTGTTCCTGACTTCCAAGCGATCGTCCCGCCATGGCGCGTAA